ctctctctctctctctctctctctctctctctctctctctctctctctctctctatttgttCACAGCAGAATACATAATGGGTAATTTTATATATTGACCTCATTATTTACCATTTAAATGAGTGTTTATGTAAAACATATAACACAAGTATAATCTTCTGTATCATGTATAGCCCGTAAAATAGGGATTACAGATCAATGACTGAAGGATGTTTATTTAGCGGTACATTTTGTACATTACCTAAGATCCCCGCTCTTACACGActaaccatgtaattacattttaattaccaAAGATCCCTGCTCTTACATGAATAGCCatgtaattgcattgtaattaccAAAGATCCCTGCTCTTACATGAATAGACATGTAATTGCATTGCAATTACCAAagattcattttgtattttgaaatatgTTCTGCTAAACCTTTTGTGCAGGTAACAACAACCTTTCTTGCAAATCATATCATTTAAAATGATTGCCTTTTGCAAAATCACATAATGACCAACAATTACCCTTCTTTCAGTACCAATAATATTATGAATGTTCTGATTAACTGAGTCTGACAAAAAGAAAGCACAGCATTGTCACTGTCTGTTGGGTAAAAAGATCAAAggaaagggggctcccgagtgacgcatccgaTAAACgattcgaatccaggctattcctcaGCCGCCTGTGGATGGGAGCTCCAAGGGGGCGGCTCaaaattggccaagcgtcgcccagGTGGGGAGGGTTTAAGTCGGCcatggtgtcctcggctcaccgcgcaccagcgacccctgtagtctggctgggcgcctgcgagcttgcctgtaagctgcccgagagctgcgttgtcctccgacgctgtagctcttgggtagctgcatggtgagtccacagtgtgaaaaaagcagtcagctgacagcacacgcttcggaggagaACGTGTgatcgtcttcgccctcccgagttagcgcaggggtggtagcggtgagctgagcttcaaaataataattggccattccaaattgggagaaaataataaaactaattggcaacgactaaatttataataaataaataaataaataaataaataaattaaaaaataaaaacgatcAAATGAAAATGGAAGATTTTCTAAATGCAAAGTAGGTCTAAagaaatgccccccccccctccccctgttcaatacatttgtaaacaatGGCTAATTATGCTGTCACACAGTTGGCTCTGCATAGCATTTAATCTCCTCTGGGGTAATCTCTGACAAACACACATGTGTCTGcatgaaaacaaacacaagatcAAATTAGTAAAAATGAATCAAAGATTGTTGCTATGGGCTGCTTGTGGACCCCCTGTTACAGCACTGTCCCAGCAGATTCTAAAAGCTTCCGTCACCCGTCGCTTAGCTTCAGGTCATGTCTCAGGAGCTCTGAGTTGGTATAACTTTCTGGCTACATTCAGAGAAGCACCAAGCTTGCAATTAATCTTAATGTATGTAGGGCAGggcttctcaaccctggtcctaggGACCCCATGTgtgttctggttttcattccaactgagctctcaattacttaactaaacccttaattgaactattcatttgcttaattagacatttctgtttgttttcagctcttaaacagttggagatttcaagttagttataacattttataagtaacttgatgtctgcaactttttaggagctgagagcaattaaaaaggtctgATGAAGATAGTTTCATTGTTGTTGTTGCCGCATGTGGTTTAATTCATTTAAGGCCCTTGTAAGATGACCAGCTTGCTAGCTCTGTTTGGAAATATGACCCAGAGGAAAAGTTTCTTCTTTttcgattaaaaaaataaataaattacagtgAGCAAACAATTGCTTTGAAGGTAGCAATGTTTGAAGCATACTAAACTGCCCTATCACCAGATGTATTATAGGATGAACATAAAAGACATTTCTAGACTCCCGTGTCCGGTTGGCAGGACAGGGATCCGTGgagaaaaacaaattcatttGGGTTTCATTTTGGCAGCTGTAACTAGAGAAAGCcgcgttttctttttaaaacacatcgAAGATCACTTGTTGTTTCTGCAGCATACGTGCCTGCCagtaaaaatgaatgaataatgttGGGAATTATAAATAATGACGGGTTTTGAAAGTAAAGGAAGTTACGtggaataataaaaaagcagttaACAAGCTGCTCATTAGGATGTACTGCTTAAGAAAGCTCTTTAGTAATTATCATGCTGTCAGGAAGCAGTAAGCATCTGATAATTGGATGGGTTTGTTACCTTTTCTGAAATCTCTTTTAATGCTTCTATGCTGTGACCCACTCCCAAATATTCTGCACAGCTGTCTGCTACAGGTGTTAATTACTAAAGATTCAATATGGGTCATTGTTTAATCTTTGAGTCAGTTGATTATTTGTAAACCTCCACTGTGCTTTTAGGTTGACAATGCAGCTAAACAAGTCTCCAAGCCAGCAAAAAGTCAATATTTAATTCCAAGAAGTTAATTACGTAGCCTGGTTTGAAAACGAATGTTACCCGAgtggaataaataataaaatgcataacCTTCAGAAATGCACAAACGACGGGCTAGTGCGGCTGAAGAAGAACATTTATATTGTCATATTTTAATACACGTTTACCTGGTGCAAACCAAATATAACAATGACTGACAAACACATTCATTATTGGAACAACCAACGGTACAGAgatttataactttaaaaaactTTACTGGGAGGTGATGTCGGATTAGCCTTGAGTAGgcataaagctgagggaacacaacgCCACTTTGTAGCTTGCAACGTGGTTtgaggagactaggtttcaggccactgcacagcacagcagggGAGAGCTGAGGTTTGATGCAGCAAAGCTgactcaaactaggtctcctggtctTTCAAGGCACTGTGGCTTTGTGTTCACTCGGCTTTAGTTCCATAATTGGggatgttcaggtcaggattgaggagcaCTCGGTTGCTGAGATATAAGGGGTCCTTACCACTAAAGCACTAAAATCCAAAATTCACAAGCACCTTCAACAAAACCTGACCAACCAGTCCTATTTTTTGTTTCAATACCACATGTTTGACTGAATGGTGTTATGTGAAGTATAGGGTACCTGTAGAATGCCGGCAGATTTAAACCTTGTATAGTACCCTGATGGTTCATATAACTTTATATATCCTGTATATTAGCTGTTATGTTCTTTTACCTACATAGATATAACTGTATATTACATATATGTAAGTGTCATCCCAAGCACAGGGATGAAATTATATGGTATATTgcattttaacaacaaaaaaacaagcatgtgTTCAATTTAACAGAAATTGCATTTCTAGAATTAACACAAAATATTTGTATTGAGGACTGTGTTGTGTTTCTCAGAACTTTGCACTGACTCCCATATAGTGCAGATTTACTATTATTAATTCAGAAAAAGCCATGGATCACCATACTAATGAAATTTAGGTCTTAGTAATTGAaagttctgttttaaaatgatttttacaGGAACTATAGCCTCATGAGGTAggttttgttgtgttttcctACCTTATCGGGACTTTTTTGACCCTTTAAGAACTATATATACAAGCCCCTGATGGTGATCTGTTTGTGAATTGTGTGTTTACTGAAGGTAGTGGACAATGACACTGATTACAATGGGACACATTTGCCTCTTTTTTATGCACAATGCAATCGGATTGAAGTTAtctatttatatgtatgtgtgtgtgtatgtgtgtgtgtatatatatatatatatatatatatatatatatatatatatatatatatatatttaaattctcAAAGTATTTTGCATGTATTCTGTGGGTTCGAGGGGTTTAATGGGATTGCATGTAAACCAGTCTGGAGCTGGGATCGGGTTCGGGGGGTTAATGGGATTGCATGTAAACCAGTTTGGAGCTGGGATCGGGTTCGGGGGGTTAATGGGATTGCATGTAAACCAGTTTGGAGCTGGGATCGGGTTCGGGGGTTTAATGGGATTGCATGTAAACCAGTTTGGAGCTGGGATCGGGTTCGGGGGGTTAATGGGATTCAGGTGCACAGgtaaactgcacatttgtttttggtttcatAACAATCCATTCTAAAAGGATGAAttccttgtgcatgtaaacagAGTAAAATGGAGTGCACACACCACCAATGCACCTCAGTCAGTCCTGGGTCCCTTCTCTTCCCCGCTGAGACAAGCGCATTGAATTACAGCACATTCATCCTCTGCTGCTGTGCACCACCAATGCCTAAGTGCAGATGTGTGAACAGGAGAAGCAGTGCGATAAGAGAGCAATGCACCTCTACTGCCCTGGCTGTAAAATAATGCTGCTCTATAATGTAGAACCCTTTACAGAACATGTCTCAAATGATTACTTCAGATATTGCATTTATAACCATGCATTGTAATATAGCATAAAAGTAAGTCTGCTGCTGTTTTTCTTTACAAGAAGGGCATGTATACTATATAGTAGCTTAATGAACATGACCCTTAAATAAGTTCTCAAAATTTAGCTTAACTCCTCTGAAAAgacttgtttaaataataatcagcaaaaaaagtgctttatttttcAGCGTTATTTAAATATTAGAAAACCAAACTAACGTTCTGTGAATAGCTGCTATTGTTTCACATTAAAATCAACTTTTAATGCATTGTATGAACTTCAAATATCAAGGGTAAGGTTCAAACCAAATAAATCAAAGAGTGTTCAAACGCTTTCAAAACATCCAGCAACACATTTGAGTCTAAAAGATATTTTATTGAAACAAACAGTTAAAGATAGTATATCTGTCAGAATTGGGTAATGTATACCAAGAGGGCCTTATGCATAAAGCCCAATTCAAAGCAGGTACCATACAATAGTAAACTAAAGGCTTCTTTGATAACATTAAAATCAAACTGATTGTTTTAAATCACGGTAATAACAGGGtgtacatttcattttatttaaagtcTGCAGCTCTTTTTAGACGGGTTCTGGAGAGAAGATGAAGAACGGGGCAGGTGGGAGAGTTTGGCTCAAAGTTAGCACGAGGTGAACGTTTTCCAGAAGAAGTTCTTGCAGCCGGCTTTGCGTTCTCTGGGTGCCATTGCAGGGTTGCCATTAGCGGACCTCTCCAGCTCGAGACGTACTTCGTCCTGTTCGGCTGCATGGGACAGCTCATCTGAAGCCAGGGCGTCGTTCTCTGACTGCGCGAGCTCGGACAACAGTTCTGCAAGGGAATATTTTAACAGATCCTGCGAGGAGAGAAAGAAAGCGAACCCAGTTTTATTCATTCGTTCCAAAAGTACACTTCTTTTTATATCGTACTTACTGTACCCTCTCTCTATATAAATCTACTGTATAGTGACTCCGGTTTATTTCATAAAGTTATTTAGAACAATATTGAAAGCCTGAAACAAACGAATTCAATATTCgcgatgattattattattattattattattattattattattattattattattattattattattattattacttgcaGCGTGTGGTACAATTCAACGCATATTAAACAAAGTAAGAACTCCTAGCGAAGCTGCCAGCCTCTCGTGGGAGCTGGTAATCACAGACTCTGGAGTTGTATTGTGTCGCTGTTTGCATTCCAAAAAACATGATGGTTTTATGAGCTCTAAAGTAAAAGTTAGTTGGTGTTTTGTATCTAAAGAGCTTGAGCCCTCCGGTTGCACGCAATTATGTGtaataaaaattgtatttttggcAGCGGCTACAGGGTAATGTATCTTCTGGAAACGTTAAGGAACTTATCGTTTACTCTTCTGCTATTCTTTATGAGCAGTTTTATCGATCTCAGTGCTCTAGATTACTCTAGTCTGTTAAGGACCACTCGTAACACCCCATAGAAGTAGTATCGGTTCTTTGTTGCTTCTGTTTACCTTTGAAGCAAAGGTATGAGGTTGCTGGTTGATTTGGCATTGGTTTGGTGCTAGTCATTGACATTATATTAGCAAATAACATATATGTAGAACATATAAAGAAGTGTTAGGTATGTTCATTTCTTTGCATGCTTCAGTGTACAGCAGTGAGTTATATTGACTAGCTACGTGAACAGTCTGAAAAGTACACAGATAACCAATATGTATAAAAACTAAGCAAAAATCTTATGCAAGCCATTTATCAATGTCTGTTATATTGCAGTCATTATTTTGGctacatttgtgtttttgtatattgtgaaactattaaaaaaaaaataagaaaagtatttaaaaccattgcaaaatatcttaattattttttaaaaaaaggt
The sequence above is drawn from the Acipenser ruthenus chromosome 12, fAciRut3.2 maternal haplotype, whole genome shotgun sequence genome and encodes:
- the LOC117417431 gene encoding somatostatin-like → MLSSRLQCALALLSLALAVSSVSAAPSDPRLRQLLQRALAASAVKQDLLKYSLAELLSELAQSENDALASDELSHAAEQDEVRLELERSANGNPAMAPRERKAGCKNFFWKTFTSC